Proteins found in one Strix uralensis isolate ZFMK-TIS-50842 chromosome 21, bStrUra1, whole genome shotgun sequence genomic segment:
- the ADGRD2 gene encoding adhesion G protein-coupled receptor D2 has translation MFRRDLRPDSLLFSFLIGSLSRSLFAFAALAKNQTSKGFAPVTIETSRHMYEYVATALDWWHADRYCEQRFAQLLFEPQDGEQASFSRLLQSHHIRGSLWLHERDGVLHKPKWRRDHIVPVLVFREKTDTKYVKVLSDFPALPAVTACAHLQWDTRTQEIATVFSYAVPAFINEFQLRGFVDEEGFVRFALIVHGHHSPYLPVFRADGQWHHFCVTWQQENGTWAIYADGKRRASASGLCAVGPSAPQAIYGQGTFIIGQDQDSLGGTFKEKESFSGNITDLHVWQKVLGAEQIEKVRSCWVVEQDLVFGWSSKALEVESTVEEVRAQFLCPGPVEECRVFEVGSSGFSYASCSQSLPFICCYRKDAYWQLKKAQLESSHSLVGRVNTLAGRTVFPENVFASDVQDMNLSVALGALDVLATVLREGETPVLESSDLLAVLQLLKQVSDVEVQEAEELEMLEQLGQYYVEVTELILEEQNIETWSSVSQVIRGPMAVVELCDRMVSHLAPLLTAGRTKITIQHGNVGMEVRKLELSRQELSSEAYLVQSPEKGRHDLIEVPAEEMQRLEARGLRRVTVKNMWFGYGSLQRCLSGAGSRAVFQDMAASDGGQKYLRTMVGTAVISSALLSDYQEISTSVRYRLQHRVQDLPDKLVGPICAFWNFSLSPDAGGMWSTAGCSVVTPLPDSTTCFCNHTTNFAVLLQVYEMQRTAKEELTLQTLTFIGCGVSFCALIVTFILFLAVGVPKSERTTVHKNLIFALAAAEALLMVSELAKTNQVVCFTVTAFLHLFFMAAFSWMLVEGLLLWSKVVAVNMSEDRRMKFYYVTGWGLPVVIVSVTLATSFNKYVADNHCWLNVQTNVIWAFVGPVLFILAVNTFVLFRVVMVTVSSARRRSKMLTPNSSLENQIGIQIWATAKPILVLLPVLGLTWVCGVLVHLSIVWAYVFIVLNSLQGLYIFLVYAIYNSEVRNAIQRMKDKKKALSFTNCSHPINYLSSPRNTTSWETGKLSPAAESALSSPVQRDPPVKNITNKGNFGAKIPMGISSMMSPERPAVELTAFKSSASKQGMLRLFSRRCHPEALQLSSPQWTHEQGRNGGIRE, from the exons aTGTTTAGGAGAGACTTGAGACCTGATTCTTTGCTCTTCAGCTTTCTG ATCGGTAGTCTGTCCAGGAGTCTCTTTGCCTTTGCAGCCCTTGCCAAGAATCAGACTTCTAAAG GTTTTGCTCCTGTCACGATTGAGACCTCAAGACACATGTATGAATATGTGGCCACTGCTTTGGACTGGTGGCACGCAGACAGATACTGTGAGCAACGCTTTGCTCAGTTGCTTTTTGAACCCCAGGACGGGGAGCAAGCTTCCTTCAGCAGACTGCTGCAGTCCCACCACATCCGAGGTTCTCTCTGGCTACATGAAAGGGATGGTGTCCTGCACAAACCAAAATGGAGAC GGGACCACATTGTACCAGTCCTGgtgttcagagaaaaaacagacacaaaatacGTGAAGGTGCTTTCTGActtcccagcactgcctgctgtCACAGCCTGCGCCCACCTCCAGTGGGACACCAGGACCCAGGAGATTGCTACCGTCTTCTCTTATGCTGTGCCGGCTTTTATTAACGAGTTCCAGCTCCGTGGCTTTGTCGACGAGGAAGGCTTTGTTCGATTCGCTCTCATAGTCCACGGGCACCATTCCCCATACCTGCCCGTGTTCCGTGCTGATGGACAGTGGCATCACTTCTGCGTGACCTGGCAGCAGGAAAACGGGACCTGGGCCATCTATGCCGATGGGAAAAGGAGAGCGTCTGCCAGCGGCTTGTGTGCTGTGGGGCCCTCTGCCCCCCAGGCCATCTATGGCCAGGGGACTTTCATAATTGGGCAGGATCAAGATTCCCTGGGGGGCACCTTCAAGGAGAAAGAGTCCTTCAGTGGGAACATCACGGATTTGCACGTCTGGCAGAAAGTCCTCGGCGCCGAGCAGATTGAGAAAGTTCGGTCGTGCTGGGTGGTGGAGCAAGACCTTGTATTTGGGTGGAGCTCAAAGGCTCTGGAGGTTGAAAGCACTGTTGAGGAAGTGAGAGCACAGTTTCTCTGCCCAG ggcctgttgaggaatgccgaGTTTTTGAAGTTGGCAGCAGTGGATTCAGTTACGCATCCTGTTCGCAGTCTTTGCCTTTTATCTGTTGCTACAGAAAGG ATGCATACTGGCAGCTGAAGAAAGCTCAGCTGGAATCCAGCCATTCGCTTGTGGGCCGTGTGAACACGCTTGCAGGGAGGACTGTG TTTCCTGAGAACGTCTTCGCAAGTGATGTCCAAGACATGAATCTCTCTGTTGCTCTTGGTGCTCTTGATGTCTTGGCAACTGTTCTGAGGGAAGGAGAGACACCCGTGCTGGAGTCGTCTGACCTCCTTGCAGTGCTTCAATTACTAAAGCAGGTTTCTGATGTGGAAGTCcaggaggcagaggagctggagaTGTTGGAGCAGTTGGGCCAGTATTACGTGGAAGTGACTGAGTTAATCTTGGAAGAGCAGAATATTGAAACGTGGTCATCAGTCAGCCAG GTTATCAGAGGGCCCATGGCTGTTGTTGAGCTCTGTGACAGAATGGTGTCACATTTAGCCCCGCTGCTGACCGCAGGGAGAACAAAGATCACAATCCAGCATGGGAACGTTG GGATGGAGGTCAGGAAGCTGGAgctgagcaggcaggagctgagcaGTGAGGCGTACCTGGTCCAGAGCCCTGAGAAAGGCAGGCATGACCTCATTGAGGTTCCCGCAGAAGAAATGCAAAGACTGGAAGCCAGAG GTCTCCGCAGAGTCACAGTGAAAAACATGTGGTTTGGCTACGGGTCCCTGCAGCGCTGCCTGTccggtgctggcagcagggctgtctTCCAGGACATGGCTGCCTCTGATGGAGGACAGAA GTACCTCCGCACCATGGTGGGCACCGCTGTGATCTCATCGGCTCTGCTCAGCGACTACCAGGAGATCAGCACGTCTGTGCGCTACCGCCTGCAGCACCGTGTCCAG GACCTGCCCGATAAGCTGGTGGGACCCATCTGTGCTTTCTGGAACTTCAGCCTCAG CCCAGATGCTGGCGGGATGTGGTCCACAGCCGGCTGCTCTGTGGTGACACCTCTCCCGGACTCCACTACCTGTTTTTGCAACCACACCACGAattttgctgtgctgctgcaggtgtACGAGATGCAG AGGACCGCCAAGGAGGAGCTCACACTGCAGACCTTGACTTTTATTGGATGTGGAGTTTCCTTCTGTGCCTTGATTGTTACCTTCATTTTATTCTTGGCAGTTGG TGTCCCCAAGAGTGAACGAACAACCGTGCACAAGAACCTGATCTTTGCATTAGCTGCAGCAGAAGCTCTGCTCATGGTCAGTGAATTGGCCAAGACCAATCAG gTGGTGTGTTTCACGGTCACtgccttcctccacctcttcttcaTGGCGGCCTTTTCATGGATGCTGGTAGAGGGGCTTCTCCTGTGGAGCAAAGTGGTGGCAGTCAACATGAGTGAAGACAGGAGAATGAAGTTCTACTATGTGACAGGATGGG gCCTTCCAGTCGTTATTGTGAGTGTGACCCTTGCAACTTCCTTTAACAAGTATGTGGCAGACAACCATTGCTGGCTGAACGTTCAGACCAACGTCATCTGGGCCTTTGTTGGGCCTGTCCTCTTCATCCTGGCA GTGAACACCTTCGTGCTGTTCCGGGTGGTGATGGTGACTGTGTCCAGCGCTCGCAGGAGATCAAAGATGCTGACGCCCAACAGCAGCCTGGAGAACCAGATTGGAATACAGATATG GGCCACAGCCAAGCCCATCCTGGTGCTGCTGCCGGTGCTGGGGCTGACCTGGGTGTGTGGGGTGCTTGTCCACCTCAGCATCGTTTGGGCCTACGTCTTCATCGTGCTGAACTCCCTCCAG GGCCTGTACATATTCCTGGTCTATGCAATCTATAACAGCGAG GTGaggaatgccatccagaggatgaaggacaagaagaaagCGCTCTCATTCACA AACTGCTCTCATCCCATCAACTACCTATCAAGTCCAAGAAACACGACCTCCTGGGAGACAGGGAAGCTGAGTCCTGCAGCTGAGAGTGCCCTGTCGAGCCCTGTGCAGAGAGACCCTCCAGTGAAGAACATCACCAACAAAG GAAATTTTGGAGCCAAAATTCCCATGGGGATTTCATCAATGATGTCACCCGAGAGACCG GCTGTAGAGCTGACAGCATTCAAATCCTCAG CGTCTAAGCAGGGCATGCTTAGACTATTTTCGAGACGATGCCACCCAGAAGCATTGCAGCTTTCCTCCCCACAGTGGACACATGAGCAAGGCAGAAACGGTGGCATCCGGGAGTAA